The proteins below are encoded in one region of Ostrea edulis chromosome 3, xbOstEdul1.1, whole genome shotgun sequence:
- the LOC130046638 gene encoding uncharacterized protein LOC130046638: MTGVRSLKDKLSTPEGTKRVLSSLKLTPKSKIDECTQTKDQSEEFDVKIVVKYGGVERLKIIKEEHEQAVLKSLLNNASPRKVLKNLSLNENYKKETFEIVKNVILNEIKHISKKDNEIVKGHASNNEQLIIFDLKCTSQQLQLKAPYLYSVFSSVVGLQKKKNLPHMLTSLAVLLYGRSHTINQLQYILGLILQKCDLNREGMNIIHDLGRTISPTSLHKKTKNLVKQQENRLHSTMASYVEENESRHKMGNEMLQKNKWMQRKLHLHITSFPNYIEHMYMDQMRKKSVFLNCDLVDASENSSQEKIEIIQEFINLLFHMLGEILKKNVLEKVVFGEDVLTNERAFSAQEAMQNSPSEYESLLGVIHRPEGLHREMNFLLGIYQLFYKGKSSADKGSLYQLRNLINRRNVSGTEEVNSSYRYC, from the exons ATGACAGGTGTTCGAAGTCTTAAAGACAAACTGTCAACGCCTGAAGGGACAAAACGAGTGTTAAGTTCATTAAAACTCACTCcaaaatcaaaa ATTGATGAGTGTACTCAAACGAAAGACCAGTCTGAGGAATTTGACGTGaag ATAGTAGTGAAGTACGGTGGTGTTGAAAGATTAAAGATTATCAAAGAGGAACACGAGCAGGCAGTTTTAAAGTCATTGCTGAATAATGCCTCACCTCGAAAAGTGCTGAAGAAtttaagtttgaatgaaaattacaaGAAGGAAACgtttgaaattgttaaaaatgtgatattaaatgaaataaaacatatttcaaaaaaggATAATGAAATAGTCAAAGGACATGCATCCAACAATGAACAACTTATAATATTTGACTTGAAATGTACAAGTCAGCAGCTCCAACTAAAGGCACCATATCTGTATTCAGTATTTAGCAGTGTTGTTGGCTtgcaaaagaagaaaaatctacCGCATATGCTTACATCCCTTGCTGTACTTTTGTATGGAAGATCACATACCATTAACCAGTTGCAATACATACTAGGCTTAATTCTCCAAAAATGTGACTTGAACAGAGAG GGAATGAATATCATTCATGACTTGGGAAGAACAATTTCCCCTACAAGTCTacacaagaaaacaaaaaatcttgTGAAGCAGCAAGAAAATCGACTCCATTCAACGATGGCATCTTATGTTGAGGAGAATGAAAGCAGGCATAAGATGGGGAATGAAATGCTGCAGAAGAACAAATGGATGCAGAGGaagttacat TTACATATTACAAGTTTTCCCAATTATATTGAGCACATGTATATGGACCAAATGAGAAAGAAATCTGTTTTTCTGAACTGTGATTTAGTAGATGCCAGTGAGAATAGCTCACaagaaaaaatagaaattaTCCAAGAGTTCATCAACTTGCTGTTCCACATGTTAGGGgaaattctgaaaaaaaatgttttggaaaAGGTAGTTTTTGGTGAGGATGTCCTGACAAACGAAAGGGCATTTAGTGCTCAAGAAGCAATGCAGAACAGCCCTTCTGAGTACGAGTCTTTATTGGGAGTAATTCACAGACCAGAGGGTCTGCATAGAGAGATGAACTTCCTTCTG GGAATTTATCAGCTCTTCTACAAAGGGAAAAGCAGTGCAGATAAAGGGTCTTTATACCAGTTGCGGAATCTGATTAATAGACGAAATGTTTCTGGAACTGAAGAAGTCAATTCAAGCTACAGGTATTGCTAG